In Silene latifolia isolate original U9 population chromosome X, ASM4854445v1, whole genome shotgun sequence, the following proteins share a genomic window:
- the LOC141619390 gene encoding (S)-8-oxocitronellyl enol synthase CYC2-like, which produces MSWWWAGAIGAAKKKLDDTDELGATTTKTYPSVALIVGVTGIVGNSLAEILPLADTPGGPWKVYGLARRPRPNWNSDHPIEYIQCDISDQDDTVAKLSPLTDVNHVFYVTWANCKSEVENCEVNGRMFRNVLKAVVPTATNLKHICLQTGLKHYVGPFDSSTREELKKLNVEIEPPFTEDMPRLPVPNFYYTLEDILEEEVANKDGLTWSVHRPTTIFGFSPYSLMNIVGTLCVYAAVCKHVGVPLKFPGSKAAWECYSQASDADLVAEHQIWASVDSYGKNEAFNCSNGDVFKWKHLWKVLAEQFGVEFAEFDETEGNFSIAEWMKGKEGAWEDIVRENGLTPTKLEEVGNWWFVDVILGVEAPLDSMNKSKEHGFLGFRNTKNAFISWIDKMKAYKIVP; this is translated from the coding sequence AAGAAATTAGACGACACAGATGAATTGGGGGCGACGACGACGAAAACCTACCCAAGCGTAGCTCTGATCGTAGGGGTGACCGGCATAGTCGGTAACAGTCTAGCAGAAATCCTACCCCTGGCCGACACGCCAGGGGGCCCATGGAAGGTGTACGGGTTGGCCCGCAGGCCGAGGCCCAATTGGAATTCGGATCATCCGATTGAATACATTCAATGTGACATTTCAGATCAAGATGACACCGTTGCCAAGCTCTCCCCGCTTACTGATGTCAACCACGTGTTTTATGTCACGTGGGCCAATTGTAAGTCTGAGGTGGAGAACTGCGAGGTGAATGGTCGGATGTTTCGGAATGTTCTCAAGGCGGTGGTCCCCACCGCCACGAATCTCAAGCATATTTGCTTGCAGACGGGGCTGAAGCATTACGTTGGACCATTTGATAGTTCAACACGCGAGGAACTGAAGAAGCTTAATGTCGAGATTGAGCCGCCTTTTACCGAGGACATGCCTAGATTGCCTGTGCCGAATTTTTATTATACGTTGGAGGATATATTGGAGGAGGAAGTGGCTAACAAGGATGGGTTAACTTGGTCGGTCCACCGTCCTACGACTATATTTGGGTTTTCACCGTATAGTTTGATGAACATTGTGGGTACATTGTGTGTGTATGCAGCAGTGTGTAAGCATGTAGGGGTGCCACTGAAGTTTCCAGGGTCGAAAGCTGCTTGGGAGTGTTACTCTCAGGCATCGGATGCTGATTTGGTAGCCGAGCATCAAATTTGGGCTTCAGTTGATTCGTATGGTAAAAATGAGGCGTTTAATTGTAGCAATGGGGATGTATTCAAGTGGAAGCATTTGTGGAAGGTATTAGCCGAGCAATTTGGGGTGGAGTTTGCGGAGTTTGATGAAACTGAGGGGAATTTTAGCATCGCTGAATGGATGAAAGGGAAGGAAGGAGCGTGGGAAGAtattgtgagagaaaatggtttGACTCCGACAAAGCTGGAGGAAGTCGGGAATTGGTGGTTTGTGGATGTGATTCTCGGAGTGGAGGCCCCATTGGATAGTATGAACAAGAGCAAGGAACATGGATTCTTAGGGTTTCGGAACACTAAGAATGCTTTCATTTCTTGGATAGACAAGATGAAAGCTTATAAGATTGTTCCATAA